In Deinococcus sp. Marseille-Q6407, a single window of DNA contains:
- a CDS encoding ParB/RepB/Spo0J family partition protein, with the protein MPKKVSATSRINLDKAVENYRREGIDQVELDQIVVIPGHNPRGYATGEKAFEGPAFDALVQSIGSFGDVFQPIVLRRKATSNLYELVAGERRWRAAKAAGLTHISALVRELDDDQIVRVAREENELREAVSSIDLLFASLDQLATRLNVPLRELRTVLIRARDQGEIFDSQTPEGQVSQWIEVLGLPSLSTLVRSSRLLDLTPDERQAMRGGLSQQAALALLDLGDHPQRGELLRKAQAEGWNAQQLRRAITQAKGKKNSDLQQKAQEIRRYLGPRHLSRLAPNQQQEVQVLLSQLEHVLKTST; encoded by the coding sequence ATGCCCAAAAAGGTAAGTGCAACCTCACGAATCAATCTGGATAAAGCAGTAGAAAACTACCGCCGCGAGGGTATTGATCAGGTTGAACTCGACCAAATTGTGGTCATCCCAGGGCACAACCCACGCGGCTACGCCACCGGCGAAAAAGCTTTTGAAGGCCCCGCTTTTGACGCTCTTGTCCAGAGTATTGGTTCCTTCGGTGACGTCTTTCAGCCCATTGTGCTGCGGCGAAAAGCAACCAGTAATCTCTATGAATTGGTTGCGGGGGAGAGACGTTGGCGAGCTGCCAAGGCGGCTGGGCTAACCCATATCAGCGCTCTAGTTCGCGAACTGGATGATGATCAGATTGTCCGTGTAGCACGAGAAGAAAACGAGCTCAGGGAGGCAGTAAGCTCCATTGATCTCCTGTTCGCCTCGCTGGATCAATTGGCAACTCGGCTCAATGTACCTCTTCGGGAGCTGCGCACTGTCTTGATTCGTGCCCGCGACCAGGGCGAGATATTCGACAGTCAGACGCCAGAAGGTCAGGTTAGCCAATGGATTGAAGTTTTGGGACTCCCCAGTCTGTCGACTCTGGTCAGATCGTCTAGGTTGCTAGATCTCACGCCAGATGAGCGACAAGCAATGAGGGGAGGGCTCAGCCAACAAGCGGCTCTGGCCCTTTTAGACCTTGGTGATCATCCGCAGCGCGGAGAGCTTCTCCGGAAAGCTCAGGCAGAAGGGTGGAATGCCCAGCAGTTACGACGGGCTATTACACAGGCTAAGGGCAAAAAGAATTCGGACTTACAACAGAAAGCTCAAGAAATCCGCCGCTACTTGGGTCCCCGGCACCTCTCCCGCCTGGCCCCCAATCAGCAGCAAGAAGTTCAGGTTCTACTTAGCCAACTGGAACATGTGCTGAAAACAAGCACTTAA
- a CDS encoding ParA family protein — protein MKILSFWNEAGGATKTTMVAELGYLLSTRQNQAGQPNRVLLIDLDPQRSLTRRMGLLDDPASKAHRLGSTLNIILQEADNDFPVPFTPERMPGLRAIPAHQQLRSLDNILMTDDALLIGLRDALQRLADDYDYVLIDTPPSNGGLTRAALVASDAAVVPMPTHIKSVENIENVTQVLAQCRRLNPDLRIASFIPTVYNKQRTQDREIYELITQQLSDLAPVAPPVTERPAIFRDVLPARGAVALDQPANPASRELNAVLDHLLEVI, from the coding sequence GTGAAAATACTCAGTTTCTGGAATGAAGCCGGCGGAGCCACCAAAACAACCATGGTGGCCGAGCTGGGTTATCTCCTTTCAACCCGCCAGAATCAAGCCGGGCAACCCAACCGCGTATTGCTGATTGACCTGGATCCTCAGCGTAGCCTGACCCGGAGAATGGGCCTGCTGGACGATCCTGCCAGCAAAGCCCACCGCCTGGGCTCAACCCTCAACATTATCCTGCAGGAGGCAGACAACGACTTCCCTGTGCCTTTTACGCCAGAGCGGATGCCTGGATTACGGGCCATTCCGGCCCATCAGCAACTGCGGTCACTCGACAACATCCTGATGACGGACGATGCGCTGTTGATCGGCCTGAGGGACGCCCTGCAACGGCTGGCAGACGATTACGATTACGTCCTGATTGATACCCCTCCCAGCAACGGCGGCCTGACCCGCGCCGCGCTGGTGGCTTCGGACGCTGCCGTGGTTCCGATGCCGACCCATATCAAGTCGGTAGAAAATATCGAGAACGTGACACAGGTGCTGGCCCAATGCCGCCGCCTCAATCCGGACCTGCGAATTGCCTCATTCATCCCCACCGTCTATAACAAACAAAGAACTCAAGACAGGGAAATCTATGAACTGATCACCCAGCAGCTGAGTGATTTGGCCCCTGTCGCGCCTCCTGTCACGGAAAGGCCTGCGATCTTTAGGGACGTCTTACCAGCACGCGGCGCAGTCGCTCTTGACCAGCCGGCCAATCCGGCCAGCCGTGAGCTCAACGCCGTCTTGGACCACCTCCTGGAGGTCATTTGA
- a CDS encoding aromatic amino acid transport family protein, translating to MSKISVPARPLPAGRTWGSALIIAGTTIGAGMLAMPLTSAGMGFGLTTLALLSMWALSACTALQFAEVYRSHPAREGLASLTEHYFGPAGKWVVTVILLLFMYAISAAYISGGGSLLGGVLPLSTTSSSVLYALLVAVAVLLGTRAVDGLTRVLFALKLAVLALILALVLPRTTPQFLLTAPQNPALYFSALPIFFTAFGFHAVIPSVTEYLEGNQGELRRAILWGTGLPLAVYLLWQLAIHGLIPQGELLQIGSLDELSAAIAQATGSAALGLGVRAFSALALTTSVLGVGLALLHSLRDVLSQRLPQRGSWLWLGLLTFVPPTLLATLYPRGFVALLGYAGLLAVLYTVLLPGLLVLRARKQGLTKQAGAGPGASNTAVVWLTLAAGAAIVLIPLLTQAGWLPAVQG from the coding sequence ATGAGTAAAATCTCCGTACCTGCGCGGCCGCTGCCTGCAGGCCGCACTTGGGGTAGTGCCCTGATCATCGCCGGTACCACTATCGGAGCTGGTATGCTGGCCATGCCGCTCACTTCGGCCGGAATGGGCTTTGGTCTGACCACTTTGGCCCTGCTCAGCATGTGGGCGCTGTCAGCCTGTACCGCCCTGCAATTTGCCGAGGTGTACCGCTCTCATCCGGCCCGTGAGGGTCTGGCCAGCCTGACCGAACATTACTTCGGCCCCGCTGGCAAGTGGGTTGTGACGGTGATTCTACTGCTGTTCATGTATGCGATTTCGGCGGCGTATATCAGCGGGGGCGGCAGCCTGCTGGGCGGTGTGCTGCCGCTGAGTACCACCAGCAGCAGCGTGCTGTACGCTCTGCTGGTAGCAGTGGCTGTCCTGCTGGGGACCCGCGCGGTTGATGGTTTGACGCGGGTGCTGTTTGCGCTAAAGCTGGCAGTCCTTGCGCTGATTCTGGCGCTGGTACTGCCCCGCACCACGCCGCAGTTCCTGCTGACAGCGCCTCAGAACCCGGCTCTGTACTTTTCCGCGTTGCCCATTTTCTTTACGGCTTTCGGCTTTCACGCGGTAATTCCCAGCGTGACGGAATATCTGGAGGGCAACCAAGGCGAACTGCGCCGCGCGATTCTCTGGGGCACCGGGCTGCCGCTGGCTGTCTATCTGCTGTGGCAGCTGGCGATTCATGGCCTGATTCCACAGGGCGAGCTGCTTCAGATCGGCAGTTTGGACGAGCTGAGTGCGGCCATCGCTCAGGCGACCGGCAGCGCGGCGCTGGGCCTGGGCGTGCGGGCTTTTTCGGCGCTGGCCCTGACCACCTCGGTGCTGGGCGTGGGGCTGGCGCTGCTGCACTCGCTGCGTGATGTGCTGAGCCAGCGTCTACCGCAGCGAGGTAGCTGGCTGTGGCTGGGCCTGCTCACTTTCGTGCCGCCCACCCTGCTCGCCACGCTTTATCCTCGCGGCTTCGTGGCTCTGCTGGGGTATGCCGGTCTGCTGGCGGTGCTCTACACCGTGCTGCTCCCAGGGCTGCTGGTCCTGCGTGCCCGGAAGCAGGGCCTTACCAAACAGGCCGGTGCAGGGCCCGGGGCGAGCAATACAGCGGTGGTCTGGCTGACTCTGGCGGCCGGCGCAGCCATCGTGCTGATTCCGCTGCTGACCCAGGCGGGATGGTTGCCGGCTGTGCAGGGCTGA
- a CDS encoding IS4 family transposase, with amino-acid sequence MIAARSINHHDLSAHMPGISMPQAKKRRADRTFRDEQLDMDFFIALLVVHLPPGKVLLSLDRTNWEHGETPINFLVLGAVVHGFTLPLIWVPLDESGNSHTYARMWLVLKLLRVLPAKRWQGLVADREFIGAEWFRFLRRQGIKRAIRIRHSDMLDDMNGKEWFKHVQHGHFHEIDEKVFVFGELMRVVATRSSTGDLVIIATDFSARKTWKLYKQRWSIECTFSSFKKRGFDLERTGMTERSRLQRLFGLVTLAWMFCLRLGVWLSQTQSIPILKHGRRAVSLVRYGAQHLVDALRWKPQQFMAVLDLLTQPFCPPGGAGSEVVTY; translated from the coding sequence ATGATTGCCGCGAGGAGCATCAATCATCACGACCTGAGTGCCCACATGCCGGGTATCAGCATGCCCCAGGCTAAGAAAAGGCGGGCAGACCGCACCTTCCGGGATGAGCAGCTGGACATGGACTTTTTCATCGCTCTGCTCGTCGTCCATCTTCCACCGGGGAAGGTGTTGCTGAGTCTGGACCGCACCAATTGGGAGCATGGGGAAACGCCCATCAATTTTCTGGTGCTTGGAGCCGTGGTTCATGGCTTCACCCTGCCCCTGATTTGGGTTCCTCTTGATGAGTCCGGGAACAGCCACACCTACGCCCGTATGTGGTTGGTATTGAAGCTCCTCCGCGTCTTGCCAGCGAAACGCTGGCAAGGCCTGGTGGCTGACCGTGAGTTCATCGGTGCGGAGTGGTTCCGTTTTCTCCGTCGTCAAGGCATCAAGCGGGCGATCCGCATTCGGCACAGCGACATGCTGGACGACATGAATGGGAAGGAATGGTTTAAGCACGTCCAGCACGGTCATTTCCATGAAATCGACGAAAAGGTGTTCGTGTTTGGCGAACTCATGCGGGTGGTCGCGACGAGGTCATCCACAGGTGACCTCGTCATCATTGCCACAGATTTCAGCGCTCGGAAGACCTGGAAGCTGTACAAGCAGCGCTGGTCAATCGAGTGCACCTTCAGCAGCTTCAAGAAGCGAGGCTTCGACCTGGAGCGGACTGGGATGACGGAAAGGAGCCGTCTTCAGCGGCTCTTCGGCTTGGTGACACTGGCCTGGATGTTTTGTTTGCGCTTGGGGGTCTGGCTCAGCCAGACCCAGTCCATCCCCATTCTCAAGCATGGTCGTAGAGCGGTCAGTCTGGTGCGGTACGGTGCTCAGCATCTCGTGGATGCCTTACGATGGAAACCACAACAGTTCATGGCTGTCCTAGACCTGTTGACCCAGCCTTTTTGCCCACCAGGAGGGGCTGGAAGTGAAGTTGTCACCTACTGA
- a CDS encoding replication initiator protein A, producing MDRFDEANSARLGLICVQERIPEDYTRWDIEFTVDERPARLTCISPGEYGGVPHGLDGDFATILNVMYLEQGAPESGIVHTTAYQLLQKAGFPDSGQYYQSLQESLDRLKAATYTASESWRDHKRQRWTTVKFNIIERITAETQDGLGFGSGTTLKIQLARPVVESIREKYLKPLDMSFVLSLKRSLTRSLYRVLDAHRYQPGLENEAAAEFRINLQQWAQECKLRETVPARIKRNLESAHKELLERGYLLSVEYEGSRGDTVIVYNFGDFPTTTPAPEPVIEVIPDSPTTDMLRQYGIAPSVARKLIGEYGEKNIIQKIHKFEAMLKSGYQVRKKSALLVDLIRDSTGKYADFTDSPSVSKNTKTPTKSPTSIKEIKAEEEQINRQIEKDFLDLDNMEQSARAITQVRMFVGREVPEPALKRLFIAMQAGEVRPYEVYRAVTRAASELRLGDFAQEVRDLYGT from the coding sequence TTGGATCGCTTTGATGAGGCCAATTCGGCACGGCTAGGCCTTATTTGTGTACAGGAACGTATTCCAGAAGACTACACACGTTGGGACATTGAATTCACAGTTGATGAGCGTCCTGCTCGACTAACTTGTATCTCTCCTGGTGAGTATGGTGGCGTACCGCATGGCCTTGATGGGGATTTTGCGACGATTTTAAATGTGATGTACCTTGAACAGGGTGCTCCCGAATCGGGAATTGTACATACAACTGCTTATCAGTTATTACAAAAGGCCGGTTTTCCTGATTCTGGACAATATTATCAATCTTTACAGGAAAGCTTGGACCGTCTTAAAGCGGCAACTTATACCGCCAGTGAGTCTTGGCGCGATCATAAAAGACAACGATGGACCACAGTCAAATTTAATATTATTGAACGTATTACGGCGGAAACACAAGATGGCTTAGGATTTGGAAGTGGTACCACGCTCAAAATCCAACTAGCCCGCCCAGTAGTAGAAAGCATTCGCGAAAAATATCTCAAACCTCTGGATATGAGTTTTGTCCTGAGTTTGAAACGGTCTCTTACACGCAGCCTTTACCGGGTATTAGACGCCCATCGCTATCAACCCGGTCTCGAAAATGAAGCAGCAGCAGAATTTAGAATTAATTTGCAGCAGTGGGCACAGGAATGCAAGTTGCGCGAAACTGTACCTGCAAGGATCAAGCGCAATCTAGAAAGTGCCCACAAAGAACTTCTGGAGCGGGGATATTTGCTTTCCGTAGAGTATGAGGGATCACGGGGTGATACAGTGATTGTCTATAATTTTGGCGATTTTCCTACGACTACGCCAGCGCCAGAGCCTGTTATTGAAGTTATCCCTGATTCCCCAACTACCGATATGCTCCGTCAGTACGGTATCGCTCCTTCAGTGGCAAGAAAGTTAATTGGCGAATATGGAGAGAAAAATATAATACAAAAAATCCATAAGTTCGAAGCCATGCTCAAAAGTGGTTATCAGGTACGTAAAAAGAGCGCCTTACTTGTAGATTTAATTAGAGATTCCACAGGTAAATATGCTGATTTTACTGATTCCCCATCTGTTAGTAAGAATACCAAAACACCCACAAAAAGTCCAACGAGTATCAAGGAAATAAAGGCCGAAGAAGAGCAAATCAATCGCCAGATCGAGAAAGATTTCCTTGATTTGGATAATATGGAACAGTCTGCGCGGGCAATCACACAAGTTCGGATGTTTGTTGGCCGTGAGGTGCCAGAACCCGCTTTGAAGCGCTTATTCATCGCGATGCAGGCGGGTGAGGTCAGGCCGTATGAGGTCTACCGAGCGGTAACCCGGGCAGCCTCAGAGCTACGTTTGGGTGATTTTGCTCAGGAAGTTCGTGACCTGTATGGGACCTGA
- a CDS encoding cysteine hydrolase family protein yields MSQPVLSHLEEVGHWLTQRPVLGVSAEQLSSVAVLAVDIINGFTREGALASPRVENIIAPSVSLIQGALDAGLPAAHVGLMADAHPENAEEFRAYPPHCAQGTHEAEWAPELLALPAAGKFSYFYKNSIASHHTPELERWLEQTAPRTLIVIGDVTDLCLYSLGLHLLTRSQHSGLGQRIVLPANCAQTWDAPDHPAELYHPLFLYQLARTGAEVVSGVNWLGAQA; encoded by the coding sequence ATGTCCCAACCTGTGCTCTCTCACCTGGAAGAAGTTGGCCACTGGCTTACCCAGCGTCCTGTGCTGGGTGTCAGTGCCGAGCAGCTGTCTTCTGTGGCCGTCCTTGCGGTAGATATCATCAATGGCTTTACGCGGGAGGGGGCCTTAGCCAGCCCGCGTGTTGAGAACATTATCGCGCCCAGCGTGAGCCTGATCCAGGGAGCCTTGGACGCAGGGCTTCCAGCGGCGCATGTGGGCCTGATGGCAGATGCCCACCCTGAAAATGCCGAGGAATTTCGGGCCTATCCACCCCACTGTGCACAGGGCACCCACGAGGCCGAGTGGGCGCCGGAATTGCTGGCTCTGCCGGCGGCCGGCAAGTTCTCTTACTTCTATAAGAACTCTATTGCCAGCCATCACACGCCGGAGCTGGAGCGCTGGCTGGAGCAGACCGCGCCCCGTACCCTGATCGTAATTGGGGACGTGACAGACCTGTGCCTTTACAGCCTGGGCCTTCATCTGCTGACGCGTTCACAGCACAGTGGCCTGGGGCAGCGAATCGTGTTGCCGGCCAACTGCGCCCAGACCTGGGATGCCCCCGACCACCCTGCCGAGCTGTATCACCCCCTGTTTTTGTACCAGCTGGCCCGGACCGGTGCCGAGGTGGTCTCTGGCGTGAATTGGCTGGGGGCTCAGGCCTGA
- a CDS encoding IS630 family transposase (programmed frameshift), which produces MEWQPNQYSRAQLEERRLAATEWLQQGSHTHREIAAHFGVSVLTVTSWSARLRKKGSLQATVSSGRPARLTESQHDQLRTLLREGALQHGFPDETWTTKRVAELIGRHFEVWYHHDHVRKILRKLGFSPQMPDGRAAERNELRIASWREQVLPELEKKVAGGATIIYLDEVGFSLKGVRRRTWSPRGVTPLVTLRANWEKLSTIGAITSDGRFFQHTTSGAIRSGEVIRFFGHILRQVQGNIVVVLDNARIHHAKVTQAFVGSHERLSLIFLPPYAPELNPIELVWAYVKRNVLGNFCAHSIRALKKRLVTAWQRVRYIHLPRQLMDANLRRYQ; this is translated from the exons GTGGAATGGCAACCGAACCAATATTCTCGTGCCCAACTTGAGGAGCGGCGTCTGGCTGCTACCGAGTGGCTGCAGCAAGGCAGCCACACACACCGCGAAATTGCTGCTCACTTCGGCGTCTCCGTGCTCACGGTGACTTCTTGGAGTGCTCGGCTCAGAAAGAAGGGAAGCTTGCAAGCGACGGTCAGCTCTGGTCGTCCTGCTCGGCTGACTGAGTCTCAGCACGACCAGCTTCGCACCCTCCTGCGGGAGGGTGCTCTGCAGCATGGGTTTCCTGACGAAACTTGGACGACAAAACGCGTGGCAGAGCTGATCGGGCGGCACTTCGAGGTGTGGTACCACCATGATCACGTCCGTAAAATCCTACGAAAGTTGGGGTTCAGCCCACAGATGCCAGATGGGCGGGCTGCTGAGCGGAACGAACTTCGGATTGCATCCTGGCGGGAACAGGTGCTCCCGGAGTTGGAA AAAAAGGTCGCTGGGGGAGCCACAATCATCTATCTGGATGAGGTCGGATTCTCGTTGAAAGGCGTGCGAAGGCGAACGTGGTCACCCAGGGGCGTCACGCCCCTGGTCACGCTCAGAGCGAACTGGGAGAAGCTTTCGACGATTGGGGCGATCACTTCAGATGGACGATTCTTCCAGCACACAACATCCGGAGCGATCCGCAGTGGAGAAGTCATCCGATTCTTTGGGCACATCCTGCGCCAAGTTCAGGGGAACATCGTCGTGGTGCTGGACAATGCGAGAATTCATCACGCGAAAGTGACCCAGGCGTTCGTGGGTTCCCACGAACGCCTCTCTCTGATCTTTCTGCCTCCGTATGCTCCAGAGTTGAACCCGATCGAGTTGGTGTGGGCCTACGTCAAGCGCAATGTGTTGGGGAACTTTTGTGCCCACTCCATCAGAGCGCTGAAAAAGAGGCTTGTCACCGCCTGGCAGCGGGTCCGCTATATTCACCTGCCCCGTCAGCTTATGGACGCCAACTTACGCCGCTATCAATAG
- a CDS encoding YIP1 family protein, translating to MTLSDHIRRSMGDEMKQSLAVLTRPSVRTFELFERRGGVNEALLYVLLASLVSAAVAGLMAFLPWHADISPWAQFINRLVGIPVQFAIFTGVVYWVGRQLFRGTGSYAEVAYTFALFFVPLSLISSVLGWIPVVGLVTGLLISIAMIYYGYLAVQSSMNIRQGTSPAITLLIAAVITTLLNLLVFGNWWQGF from the coding sequence ATGACCTTGAGCGATCACATTCGCCGTTCGATGGGCGACGAGATGAAGCAGAGTTTGGCCGTCTTGACCCGCCCTAGCGTGCGAACTTTCGAGCTATTCGAGCGACGAGGTGGCGTGAACGAAGCGCTGCTGTACGTACTGCTGGCCAGTCTGGTATCGGCAGCTGTGGCGGGCTTGATGGCTTTTCTGCCCTGGCACGCCGATATCTCTCCCTGGGCACAGTTCATTAACCGGCTGGTAGGTATTCCTGTGCAGTTCGCCATCTTTACCGGAGTAGTGTACTGGGTGGGCCGGCAGCTGTTTCGCGGCACCGGGAGCTACGCTGAGGTGGCTTACACCTTCGCACTGTTTTTCGTGCCGCTGAGTCTAATCAGCAGTGTCCTGGGCTGGATTCCGGTCGTAGGTCTGGTCACCGGCCTGCTGATCTCAATAGCCATGATTTATTACGGTTATCTGGCTGTACAGTCCTCCATGAATATCCGTCAGGGGACCAGTCCGGCCATCACTCTACTGATAGCAGCGGTGATCACCACGCTACTCAACCTGCTGGTGTTTGGCAACTGGTGGCAGGGCTTCTAA
- a CDS encoding glutamate-5-semialdehyde dehydrogenase, whose product MTQTASQTSSQVSEPHYTELKHTMNMLFAQARAAARALALATSEQKQRALEVAADALEGSSAGVLAANARDLAFAEEKGLSAAMLDRLRLDESRLQGIVQGLRDVAAQPDPVGEVMAEWERPSGLTIRRVRTPIGVVGVIYESRPNVTADAGALCLKSGNAAILRGGSESLHSSQAIHAALVQGLRAAGLPERAIQLIPTRDRAAVGEMLAAQGLIDVIIPRGGRSLVSRVQNEARVPVFSHLDGINHVYIHAAADPAKAEAVLVNSKTRRTGICGAAECLLMDRESFAAQGAALVTALQARGTQIRGDRQFQELSGVEPAHEDDYGHEFLDNIIAARVVSGPSEAITHIAQYGSGHTECIVTEDAAVADRFAREVDAAIIMHNASTQFADGGEFGMGAEIGIATGKLHARGPVGARELTSFKYLVHGEGTVRP is encoded by the coding sequence ATGACCCAGACTGCTTCCCAGACCTCATCCCAGGTATCCGAACCGCACTACACCGAACTGAAACACACCATGAACATGCTGTTTGCCCAGGCCCGTGCGGCGGCCCGCGCCCTGGCCCTGGCCACCAGCGAGCAAAAGCAGCGGGCCCTGGAAGTTGCCGCAGACGCTCTGGAGGGGAGCAGCGCCGGGGTGCTGGCGGCCAACGCCCGCGACCTGGCCTTCGCGGAGGAAAAGGGCCTGAGCGCCGCCATGCTGGACCGCCTGCGGCTGGATGAAAGCCGCTTGCAGGGCATCGTGCAGGGCCTGCGTGATGTGGCCGCCCAGCCCGACCCAGTGGGCGAGGTGATGGCCGAGTGGGAGCGGCCCAGCGGCCTGACCATTCGCCGGGTCCGCACCCCGATTGGCGTGGTGGGCGTGATTTACGAGTCGCGGCCCAACGTGACGGCCGACGCCGGGGCACTGTGTCTTAAAAGCGGGAATGCCGCCATTCTGCGGGGAGGTTCGGAAAGCCTGCATTCCTCGCAGGCCATTCATGCGGCGCTGGTGCAGGGGCTGCGCGCGGCCGGCCTGCCGGAACGGGCCATTCAGCTGATTCCCACCCGTGACCGCGCGGCGGTGGGGGAGATGCTGGCGGCACAGGGGCTGATCGACGTGATTATTCCGCGCGGCGGGCGCAGCCTGGTCAGCCGGGTGCAGAACGAGGCGCGGGTGCCGGTGTTCTCGCATCTGGACGGTATCAACCATGTCTATATCCATGCGGCGGCCGATCCGGCCAAGGCGGAAGCGGTGCTGGTCAACTCCAAGACCCGCCGCACCGGTATCTGCGGCGCCGCCGAGTGCCTGCTGATGGACCGCGAGAGCTTTGCGGCGCAGGGCGCGGCGCTGGTGACTGCCCTGCAGGCGCGCGGCACCCAGATTCGCGGCGACCGGCAGTTTCAGGAGCTATCCGGCGTGGAACCGGCCCACGAGGACGATTACGGCCACGAGTTTCTGGACAACATCATCGCGGCGCGGGTGGTGTCGGGCCCCAGCGAGGCGATCACCCACATCGCCCAGTACGGCAGCGGCCACACCGAGTGCATCGTGACCGAGGACGCAGCGGTGGCCGACCGCTTTGCCCGCGAGGTAGATGCCGCCATCATCATGCACAACGCCTCCACCCAGTTCGCCGATGGCGGCGAGTTCGGCATGGGCGCCGAGATCGGGATTGCCACCGGCAAACTGCACGCTCGCGGCCCGGTAGGCGCCCGCGAACTGACTTCTTTCAAATATCTGGTGCACGGCGAAGGCACCGTACGCCCCTGA
- a CDS encoding transposase, protein MYKQVSGERTHILSQRILDIPETLYQRRSLQASLHLFHSPGQKTKFSQAEGVSPSALSRFFNVYDWDSDRCREEMQDFQWRILLDTARHKRRPRLRLSVDLTTVEKVGIQLPYVSVYNGRHGIHLVVLFAEYGELKFPISYRVYQGKYTSTPVTLALDLLEEVPDFVGKRFQVCVLADSGFESAVFLDGVQRLGFEFVVGVRSNRRTDHPGQVTVADCPHGGYVNLANWPLETLSLGRMDRGDREFFAVSSELLEGDDILAEGKRRWALESFFKEGKHQFGLAQFALRTARGLDRWILMVFLAFTLTMLYRSEDMTLKEAARLALYALFPEVRLNHLLSQIQKEQEFLHQHGYSLSYARCNL, encoded by the coding sequence GTGTACAAACAGGTTTCAGGGGAGCGCACCCATATTCTCTCACAGCGGATTCTGGACATTCCAGAGACGCTGTACCAACGGCGAAGCCTCCAGGCTTCGCTGCACCTCTTCCACAGTCCAGGTCAGAAGACCAAGTTCAGCCAGGCTGAGGGAGTCAGCCCCAGTGCACTGAGTCGCTTCTTCAACGTCTATGACTGGGATTCAGACCGCTGCCGGGAAGAGATGCAGGACTTCCAGTGGCGCATCCTGCTGGATACAGCTCGTCACAAACGCAGACCTCGTCTGCGGCTCAGCGTGGATCTGACCACGGTGGAAAAGGTGGGAATTCAGCTGCCCTACGTCAGCGTCTACAACGGCAGGCACGGCATCCATCTGGTGGTCCTGTTCGCCGAATATGGGGAACTGAAGTTCCCCATTTCTTACCGGGTCTACCAGGGCAAGTACACCAGCACTCCCGTCACGTTAGCCCTTGACCTGCTGGAAGAGGTGCCAGACTTCGTCGGGAAACGCTTTCAGGTCTGCGTACTGGCAGACAGTGGATTCGAATCCGCTGTCTTTCTGGACGGTGTGCAGCGTCTCGGTTTCGAGTTCGTGGTGGGTGTGAGGAGTAACCGGCGCACGGATCATCCTGGACAGGTGACGGTTGCGGACTGTCCGCATGGGGGGTACGTCAACCTCGCCAACTGGCCTCTGGAAACGCTGTCTCTGGGGAGGATGGACCGTGGGGACCGCGAATTCTTCGCGGTGTCGTCTGAGCTGTTAGAGGGGGATGACATCCTGGCCGAAGGAAAACGGCGCTGGGCGCTGGAATCCTTTTTTAAGGAGGGAAAGCATCAGTTTGGGTTGGCGCAGTTCGCGCTGCGAACTGCCAGGGGTCTGGACCGCTGGATTTTGATGGTCTTCCTGGCCTTCACCCTGACCATGCTGTACCGCTCTGAGGACATGACCCTGAAGGAAGCTGCACGCTTGGCTCTCTACGCCTTGTTCCCCGAAGTCAGGCTGAACCACCTGCTGAGCCAAATTCAAAAAGAGCAAGAATTCCTCCACCAGCACGGCTATTCGCTCAGCTATGCAAGGTGCAACTTATGA